A DNA window from Lutra lutra chromosome 8, mLutLut1.2, whole genome shotgun sequence contains the following coding sequences:
- the CAPRIN2 gene encoding caprin-2 isoform X10 yields the protein MLKLEAEKKKLRTILQVQYVLQNLTQEHVQKDFKGGLNGAVYLPLKELDYLIKFSKLTCPERNESLSVEDQMEQSSLYFWDLLEGSEKAVVGTTYKHMKDLLSKLLNSGYFESIPVPKNAKEKEVSLEEEMLIKSEKKKQLLKTESVKESESLMELAQPEIQPQEFLNRRYMTEVDYSSKQDEEQSWEADYARKPNLPKCWDMLTEPDGQEKKQESFKSWEPSVKHQEVSKPAVSLEPRKQDPKLRSTLQEEQKKQDVSKPKPAPSQWKQEAPKSKTGYIQEEQKKQETPKPWPVQLQKEQDPKKQPPKSWTPSVQNDQDITKSWTTTTVCEDQDSRQPENPKSWENNVESQKHPLTPQSQISPKSWGVASASLIPNDQLLPRKFNTEPKDVPKPMHQPVSSSSTLPKDPVLRKEKLQDLMTQIQGTCNFMQESILDFDKPSSAIPSSQPPSTTPGSPVASTEQNLSSQSDFLQEPLQAAASSVTCSSNACLVATDQASSGSETEFMTSETPEAAVPPSKQPSSLASPNPPMSKGSEQGFQSPPASSSSVTINTAPFQAMQTVFNVNAPLPPRKEQEIKESPYSSGYNQSFTTASTQTPPQCQLPAIHVEQTVLSQETAASYPDGTIQVSNGSLAFYPAQTNVFPRPSQPFVNSRGSVRGCTRGGRLLTNSYRSPGGYKGFDTYRGPPSITNGNYSQLQFQAREYPGTPYSQRDNFQQCYKRGGTSGGPRTNSRAGWSDSSQVSSPERDNETFNSGDSGQGDSRSMTPVDVPVTNPAATILPVHVYPLPQQMRVAFSAARTSNLAPGTLDQPIVFDLLLNNLGETFDLQLGRFNCPVNGTYVFIFHMLKLAVNVPLYVNLMKNEEVLVSAYANDGAPDHETASNHAILQLFQGDQIWLRLHRGAIYGSSWKYSTFSGYLLYQD from the exons ATGCTAAAGCTTGAGGCTGAGAAGAAAAAACTTCGTACTATACTTCAAGTTCAGTATGTATTACAGAACCTGACACAGGAACATGTACAGAAGGATTTCAAAGGGGGCTTGAATGGTGCAGTGTATTTGCCTTTAAAAGAACTTGACTACctcattaaattttcaaaactgacctgccctgaaagaaatgaaagtctgAG TGTTGAAGACCAGATGGAGCAGTCATCCTTGTACTTTTGGGACCTTTTGGAAGGTAGTGAGAAAGCAGTGGTAGGAACGACAT ACAAACACATGAAAGATCTGCTGTCTAAATTGCTGAACTCAGGCTATTTTGAGAGTATCCCAGTCCCAAAAAATGCTAAGGAAAAAGAAGTATCATTGGAGGAAGAAATGCtaataaaatcagagaagaaaaaacagttATTGAAAACTGAATCTGTCAAAGAGTCAG agtctcttatggaaCTTGCACAGCCAGAGATACAACCCCAGGAG TTTCTTAACAGACGCTACATGACAGAAGTAGATTATTCAAGCAAACAAGATGAAGAGCAATCCTGGGAAGCAGATTATGCTAGAAAACCAAATCTCCCCAAATGTTGGGATATGCTTACTGAACCAGATGGtcaggaaaagaaacaggaatcCTTCAAATCCTGGGAGCCTTCTGTTAAGCACCAGGAGGTATCAAAGCCTGCAGTTTCCTTAGAACCGAGGAAACAAGATCCAAAACTCAGGTCCACTCTGCAAGAAGAGCAGAAGAAGCAGGATGTCTCCAAACCCAAGCCAGCTCCTAGCCAATGGAAGCAAGAAGCTCCTAAATCCAAAACAGGATATATTCAAGAAGAACAGAAGAAGCAGGAGACACCAAAGCCTTGGCCGGTTCAGCTGCAGAAAGAACAGGATCCAAAGAAGCAACCTCCAAAGTCTTGGACACCTTCTGTGCAGAATGACCAGGACATCACCAAGTCATGGACCACTACTACCGTGTGTGAAGACCAGGATTCAAGGCAGCCAGAGAATCCAAAATCCTGGGAAAACAATGTTGAGAGTCAAAAACACCCCTTAACACCGCAATCACAGATTTCTCCAAAGTCCTGGGGGGTAGCTTCAGCAAGCCTCATACCAAATGACCAGCTCCTGCCCAGGAAGTTTAATACAGAACCCAAAGAT GTGCCTAAGCCTATGCATCAGCCTGTAAGTTCTTCCTCGACCCTTCCAAAGGATCCAGTattgaggaaagaaaaactgCAGGATCTGATGACCCAGATTCAAGGAACTTGTAACTTTATGCAA GAATCTATTCTGGATTTTGACAAACCTTCAAGTGCAATTCCATCGTCACAGCCGCCTTCAACTACTCCAGGTAGCCCCGTAG CATCTACAGAACAAAATCTATCCAGTCAAAGTGATTTTCTTCAAGAGCCGTTACAG GCTGCTGCTTCTTCAGTTACTTGTAGCTCAAATGCTTGCTTGGTTGCTACCGATCAGGCTTCTTCGGGATCTGAAACAGAATTTATGACCTCAGAGACTCCTGAG GCAGCAGTGCCCCCAAGCAAGCAACCATCTTCACTAGCTTCTCCAAATCCTCCCATGTCAAAGGGCTCTGAACAGGGCTTCCAGTCACCTCCAGCAAGTAGTAGTTCAGTAACCATTAACACAGCGCCCTTTCAAGCCATGCAGACA GTATTTAATGTTAATGCACCTCTGCCTCCAcggaaagaacaagaaataaaagaatcccCTTATTCATCTGGCTACAATCAAAGTTTTACTACAGCAAGTACACAAACACCACCCCAGTGCCAACTGCCAGCTATACATGTAGAACAAACTGTCCTTTCTCAAGAGACTG CAGCAAGTTATCCTGATGGAACTATTCAAGTAAGCAATGGTAGCCTTGCCTTTTACCCAGCACAGACGAATGTATTTCCCAGACCCTCTCAACCATTTGTCAATAGCCGGGGATCTGTTAGAGGATGTACTCGTGGTGGGAGATTACTAACCAATTCGTATCGGTCCCCTGGTGGTTATAAAG gTTTTGATACTTATAGAGGACCACCTTCAATTACCAATGGAAATTATAGCCAGCTACAGTTCCAAGCTAGAGAATATCCTGGAACACCTTATTCCCAAAGG GATAATTTCCAGCAGTGTTACAAGCGAGGGGGGACATCTGGCGGTCCTCGGACAAATTCAAGAG CAGGGTGGAGTGATTCTTCTCAGGTGAGCAGCCCAGAAAGAGACAACGAAACTTTTAACAGTGGTGACTCTGGACAAGGAGACTCCCGTAGCATGACCCCTGTGGATGTGCCCGTGACAAATCCAGCAGCCACCATACTGCCAGTACACGTCTATCCCCTGCCTCAGCAGATGCGAGTTGCCTTCTCAGCAGCCAGAACCTCTAATCTCGCCCCTGGAACTCTAGACCAACCTATTGTATTTGATCTTCTTCTGAACAACTTGGGAGAAACTTTTGATCTTCAGCTTGGTAGATTTAATTGTCCGGTGAATGGcacttatgttttcatttttcacatgcTAAAGCTGGCAGTGAATGTGCCACTGTATGTCAACCTCATGAAGAATGAAGAGGTCTTGGTATCTGCCTATGCCAATGATGGTGCTCCAGACCATGAAACTGCTAGCAATCATGCAATTCTGCAGCTCTTCCAGGGAGACCAGATATGGTTACGTTTGCACAGGGGAGCAATTTATGGAAGTAGTTGGAAATACTCTACATTTTCAGGCTACCTTCTTTATCAAGATTGA